One genomic region from Marinococcus sp. PL1-022 encodes:
- a CDS encoding aureocin A53 family class IId bacteriocin, translated as MNDFLRFIVRLGARTTQSVFQNKVNILSWLKTGTSPDWIIEKIKDI; from the coding sequence TTGAATGATTTTTTGCGTTTCATAGTTCGACTTGGTGCAAGAACAACTCAATCGGTTTTTCAAAACAAAGTGAATATTTTGAGTTGGTTAAAGACAGGGACGTCACCTGACTGGATTATAGAAAAGATCAAAGATATTTAG
- a CDS encoding DUF2089 family protein, with product MFSSRQIVWLKNLDNEDLEFIRRFVVSSGSLKKIAQEYEVSYPTVRVRLNNVIEKINSAKYEEEGLVALIKKLSVEDRLSLDDAKLLINKFREEDSDTQ from the coding sequence ATGTTTTCAAGTAGGCAAATAGTTTGGTTGAAAAATTTAGATAATGAAGATTTAGAATTTATAAGAAGATTTGTTGTGTCTTCTGGCTCATTAAAAAAAATAGCTCAAGAATATGAAGTCTCTTATCCAACTGTTCGAGTTAGGTTAAATAATGTTATCGAAAAAATAAATTCTGCTAAATATGAAGAAGAAGGTTTAGTTGCTCTCATTAAAAAGTTGTCAGTAGAAGATCGATTGTCGCTTGATGATGCTAAACTATTAATTAATAAATTTAGAGAGGAAGATAGTGATACACAATGA
- a CDS encoding recombinase family protein: protein MTQRIGYARVSTFHQDFSSQQQLLEEAGCHRIFTEKGTGTTTTEREQLQEAIRYARPGDTLVVTKIDRLARSIIDLNNIVHELAAEDISVLFLKDNMEFHAGEDTNSMQTLLFNVLGSFAQFEADLIRERTSEGRERAKAQGKHMGRPGQTEKAVQQALQLFENRATNKMSVNDIVKVTGVPRSTIYAKRKRDGH, encoded by the coding sequence ATGACCCAGCGTATTGGTTACGCACGCGTTTCGACCTTTCATCAGGATTTCAGCTCCCAGCAGCAGCTGTTGGAAGAAGCCGGCTGCCATCGGATCTTTACCGAGAAAGGGACAGGAACAACAACCACTGAGCGAGAACAATTACAAGAAGCCATTCGTTATGCCCGTCCGGGCGATACCCTGGTGGTGACGAAGATTGATCGTCTGGCCCGTTCAATTATCGATCTCAACAACATCGTGCATGAACTGGCAGCCGAAGACATTTCCGTCTTGTTTCTGAAAGATAATATGGAATTTCACGCTGGAGAGGACACTAACAGCATGCAGACACTGTTATTCAATGTGTTGGGGAGCTTTGCCCAATTTGAGGCAGATCTTATCCGAGAACGTACTTCGGAAGGAAGAGAACGGGCCAAAGCCCAGGGGAAGCATATGGGCCGTCCGGGCCAAACGGAGAAGGCCGTTCAGCAAGCCCTCCAACTATTCGAAAACCGTGCCACCAATAAGATGAGCGTGAATGATATTGTGAAAGTGACGGGCGTTCCCCGTTCGACTATTTATGCCAAGCGTAAACGTGACGGCCACTAG
- a CDS encoding aureocin A53 family class IId bacteriocin — translation MIAVLRAAATAGKAVYNFVKNNIGRVRRWVADGLAVDAIIQRIKEIVGAD, via the coding sequence ATGATAGCAGTTTTGAGAGCAGCAGCAACAGCAGGTAAAGCAGTTTACAATTTCGTGAAAAACAACATTGGACGTGTACGTCGTTGGGTCGCGGACGGATTAGCGGTAGACGCTATCATTCAACGCATTAAAGAAATCGTTGGTGCGGACTAA
- a CDS encoding nucleotidyltransferase domain-containing protein: MRNDLHNWHPLTIEELHTLFSKIPIHWFMAGGWALDIHVGHQTREHADIDVAIYRKDQQMLYHYLKEDWVLYKAQQGVLKHWHEGEHLTSINDVWVSKRERSPWAFQVMLMDNAAEDWMYRREPSIRLEKTKVFRQTTNGIPYIKPEIQLLYKGGSSKIREQDLQDLINVLPRLDKQEKQWLEASLNKQFPEGHHWLKYF, from the coding sequence ATGAGAAATGATCTTCATAATTGGCATCCGTTAACCATCGAGGAATTACATACCCTATTCTCTAAAATTCCCATACATTGGTTTATGGCAGGCGGCTGGGCGCTTGATATCCATGTAGGTCATCAAACCCGAGAACATGCTGATATAGACGTGGCTATATATAGAAAAGATCAACAAATGTTATACCATTACTTAAAAGAAGATTGGGTATTATATAAAGCGCAGCAGGGAGTACTGAAACACTGGCATGAAGGGGAGCATTTAACATCCATTAATGATGTTTGGGTTAGTAAGAGGGAACGTTCACCATGGGCCTTTCAAGTGATGCTTATGGATAACGCAGCAGAAGATTGGATGTATAGAAGAGAACCATCTATTCGGTTAGAAAAAACCAAGGTCTTTCGACAAACAACGAACGGTATTCCTTATATCAAACCAGAAATCCAACTCCTTTATAAAGGAGGATCTTCAAAGATTCGAGAGCAAGACCTTCAAGATTTGATAAATGTTTTACCTCGTTTAGACAAACAAGAGAAACAGTGGCTGGAAGCATCGTTAAATAAGCAATTCCCAGAAGGCCACCATTGGTTAAAGTACTTTTAA